In a single window of the Daphnia carinata strain CSIRO-1 chromosome 4, CSIRO_AGI_Dcar_HiC_V3, whole genome shotgun sequence genome:
- the LOC130694890 gene encoding uncharacterized protein LOC130694890, whose translation MASCPLAIQLKLEDQIPFVDAEGSCDGSISSVGTGSILGHSTTSEEYLEKNESQERLWKFHQSHQDSMGDHHSLNNILDTVSSSQTRLTDLDYSSVDQINGSHINNSHESIKIESHLDTAVTIDDPMKDESKTPSTNGTRHTRPNTLILGKDVKGGFVSLTSAYTSLTEQLSDNYESIYNSSVSYGCNGQLSPTKSIHSAASTSSPSQPHHYISSYRIARTSLSRRTGSKVAPTASASSSSSSSTLDRVGVDPSHRLQTILKQRYQKLCDSLPAVSWCPDFQPHVRQMIFSLARDSSWEKGSATPQRPNLRRIPLHGIFSEDRRSDRPKSGGQRVLIMGETGYGKTTLLLRLLNDWSTQDPALGYLARFKLVYFLSCRDLTGQRVNLFGTPTKDETELAISLAAETENQTLFLLDGLDELNIWPEEIKDLLEGRLYPASTVLATSRPVPSAVAHPAFHKRIIIHGFELVHVESFIRSFFATPHDLERDQPPAMMDLLQARPRLMKLASNPLMCFLLCLVFQEEGGRLPESAAELFGLLMRFVMLRSLRQQQGHMTTQQRKILLDFGRLTLQGIKENRYTYTDSEIKSACQTLDIVKWGFLLKGINVNVKGQKRTFYQPIHSAWSEYAAALYLASVSHYANIIQREVYSLPLDAEPCLTTSAGIYRSSLQVLFFLCSVLSKKAYLLYNILSPLDFPCVTLLSFLQTAGRSNVNVAALCKLVQGHASVTTSSESQLQSWAALVDHPECLLHSMAIRYDGLVDGQSLLSLVDVVGRNSTLHTLRISAVIGQGLEAVELSQVARQLGPMMSKPKLQTLELAISSVDEEVSIADALQPLVDALCASIGKTAVSKLVLDMELSAGQVTQLGQALPASSVRSLHLLHLSCAWNGLQALTSLINNSGSSVTGLDLSGCWAATSSVSQTQQTVVDSPTACGTLSGSSSCSTGSPAATPTPDPLNHHSPRPTKQQQQQFLSLPRRPTRGSRSYSSLTRAGQQNNQQGFSSSSNYLSRTDEKRRSDSMLFQKVLLPLPACDRSSHLQCGFHLLFEALRHPSCRLTQLNLSKSSLSVSDAMCLGESLRKNRVLVSLRLEGLSSLKEVLPVCLSLAENKALQLLDVSSNHVLVNDSAFQLICRALGRNCILQSLRMCGWTFCLEEEDTFKTLSDAVQTSRLRELALSSSLIRIPFQDKRSRLSSALLGPVMLDELVALMSQEGFDQVRSDWLAFLKLDNCRLELNSKLTLRGAHLVFFTRGFQRLSEVNLALDASSTTEPLRDKAALAFFQSLSQSCSQLRTLVLNNWKFQWSKPDKVLKGIAKSLKNMALSCISLDGLVLQADQPSSVAELSFALVLISTLNNLALLSLNGWRFSNEDSVDLGKAIRDKLSSNVLELSLKNVPSQTTRLIVKVAEENGRVNVSRGSSAGLYRFKKTGRAPSFLNKMMLITSSWKE comes from the exons ATGGCTTCGTGTCCTCTTGCCATCCAGCTGAAGCTGGAGGATCAGATCCCATTTGTGGATGCTGAAGGTTCTTGTGATGGAAGTATCTCATCTGTGGGAACAGGTAGCATTCTTGGACACTCCACCACCAGTGAAGAATAcctggaaaaaaatgaaagtcaaGAGAGATTGTGGAAGTTTCATCAGAGTCATCAAGATTCCATGGGAGATCATCATAGTCTGAATAATATCCTGGATACAGTTTCATCATCCCAGACCAGATTGACAGATCTGGATTATTCCTCAGTAGACCAGATTAATGGGTCACACATAAACAATTCACATGAATCTATCAAGATTGAATCTCATCTGGACACGGCTGTCACCATTGATGATCCTATGAAGGATGAAAGCAAAACTCCTTCAACTAATGGTACTAGGCACACAAGGCCAAACACTCTCATCTTGGGAAAGGATGTCAAAGGTGGATTTGTTTCCCTAACTTCTGCATACACCTCTCTTACAGAACAG ttGAGCGATAACTACGAGTCCATCTACAACAGCAGCGTTAGTTACGGCTGTAATGGTCAgttaagcccaacaaaatcCATTCATTCGGCCGCTTCGACTTCCAGTCCATCACAACCCCATCACTACATTTCATCGTACCGGATAGCACGAACATCCTTATCACGCCGGACGGGCTCCAAAGTGGCACCGACGGCCTCAGCCTCGTCTTCCTCGTCGTCATCGACCTTGGATCGGGTCGGAGTGGACCCTAGTCATCGATTACAGACGATACTAAAACAGCGCTATCAAAAGCTTTGTGACAGTTTGCCGGCCGTCTCGTGGTGTCCGGATTTCCAGCCACACGTCCGACAAATGATTTTCAGTCTGGCTCGCGATTCCTCCTGGGAGAAGGGCTCGGCGACACCGCAAAGGCCTAATCTACGCCGGATACCCCTACATGGCATCTTTTCTGAGGATCGC aGATCAGATAGGCCGAAATCTGGTGGACAGAGAGTTTTAATCATGGGCGAGACTGGCTACGGGAAAACAACATTGCTGCTTCGGCTACTGAACGATTGGAGCACGCAAGACCCGGCCTTGGGCTACTTGGCACGGTTTAAGCTGGTCTATTTCCTCTCGTGTCGTGACTTGACCGGGCAACGTGTTAATTTATTTGGTACGCCAACTAAAGATGAAACTGAATTGGCTATCAGTTTAGCGGCCGAGACGGAAAATCAAACGCTTTTCCTGCTGGATGGGTTGGACGAGCTCAATATCTGGCCCGAAGAGATTAAAGATTTGTTAGAAGGCCGTCTTTATCCGGCCAGCACTGTTTTGGCCACTTCGCGCCCGGTGCCGTCAGCCGTGGCTCATCCGGCATTTCACAAACGGATCATCATCCACGGTTTCGAGCTGGTCCATGTCGAAAGCTTCATTCGCTCTTTCTTCGCCACGCCACACGACCTCGAGCGTGACCAACCTCCCGCAATGATGGATCTGCTACAGGCCCGCCCCCGTCTGATGAAATTGGCATCCAACCCGCTTATGTGTTTCTTACTCTGTCTCGTCTTCCAAGAAGAGGGCGGCAGATTGCCGGAATCGGCTGCCGAGCTCTTTGGTCTACTCATGCGTTTCGTCATGCTGCGCTCCCTGCGCCAGCAGCAAGGTCACATGACAACGCAACAGCGCAAAATTTTGCTGGACTTTGGCCGTTTAACATTGCAGGGTATTAAAGAAAACCGGTACACCTACACTGATTCGGAGATTAAAAGCGCATGCCAAACGCTGGACATTGTCAA ATGGGGTTTCTTATTGAAAGGCATTAACGTGAATGTCAAAGGACAGAAGCGGACATTCTACCAACCCATCCATTCGGCGTGGAGTGAATACGCTGCCGCATTGTATCTAGCTTCAGTTTCACATTATGCCAATATTATACAAAGGGAAGTTTATAGCCTTCCTTTGGATGCCGAGCCTTGTTTAACGACTAGCGCCGGAATCTACCGCAGCTCTCTGCAG GTGTTATTCTTCCTGTGCAGTGTCCTGTCAAAGAAGGCCTATTTGCTGTACAACATCCTGTCTCCGCTAGATTTCCCTTGTGTGACGCTTTTAAGTTTTCTGCAAACGGCCGGCCGGAGTAATGTCAATGTAGCCGCCCTGTGTAAACTTGTCCAGGGTCACGCTTCAGTTACAACTTCATCTGAAAGTCAACTGCAAAGTTGGGCTGCTCTGGTCGACCATCCGGAATGTCTTCTTCATTCAATGGCCATACGCTACGATGGTCTTGTTGACGGCCAGTCGCTTTTATCGCTGGTTGACGTCGTCGGACGTAACTCAACGCTTCATACACTCAGGATCTCGGCTGTGATTGGCCAAGGTCTCGAAGCCGTTGAATTATCGCAAGTCGCCCGCCAACTCGGACCCATGATGAGCAAACCCAAGTTGCAGACCTTGGAGCTGGCAATCTCGTCCGTTGATGAAGAGGTGTCCATCGCCGACGCTCTTCAACCGCTTGTAGATGCACTTTGCGCCTCAATTGGCAAAACAGCCGTCTCGAAACTCGTCCTTGACATGGAATTAAGTGCTGGACAAGTGACGCAACTCGGTCAGGCTTTGCCGGCAAGCAGCGTCCGCTCCTTGCATCTCTTGCACTTATCTTGCGCATGGAATGGCCTCCAGGCACTTACCTCCTTGATCAACAATTCGGGCAGTAGCGTAACTGGACTCGATTTAAGTGGTTGCTGGGCCGCCACGTCTTCTGTCAGCCAAACGCAACAG ACGGTCGTTGATTCGCCAACGGCCTGTGGCACTCTGTCCGGCAGTAGCAGTTGTTCGACCGGCTCTCCAGCAGCGACTCCCACACCCGATCCACTTAACCACCATTCGCCGCGACCGACcaagcaacagcaacaacaatttCTCTCTTTGCCCAGGAGACCTACTCGCGGATCGAGGAGCTACAGCAGCTTGACCAGGGCCGGCCAACAGAATAACCAACAAGGATTTTCGTCGTCATCCAATTATCTTTCACGAACGGATGAGAAACGCCGTTCAGATTCCATGCTGTTCCAGAAGGTATTGCTGCCTCTACCAGCATGCGATCGTTCCTCACACCTTCAGTGCGGATTCCACCTGCTGTTCGAAGCTTTGAGACATCCGTCTTGCCGACTAACGCAGCTCAATCTCAGCAAATCGTCTTTAAGCGTTTCTGACGCCATGTGTTTAG gcGAAAGCTTAAGAAAAAACCGTGTCCTCGTTTCTCTTCGATTGGAAGGTCTATCGAGTTTGAAAGAAGTTCTTCCCGTTTGTTTATCGCTGGCCGAAAACAAGGCTCTCCAACTACTTGACGTCAGCTCCAATCATGTGTTGGTAAACGATTCCGCATTCCAGCTCATCTGCCGCGCCTTGGGCCGAAATTGTATTTTACAATCGTTGAGAATGTGCGGCTGGACATTTTGTCTCGAAGAAGAAGATACTTTCAAAACGCTCTCGGATGCTGTTCAAACCAGTCGGCTTCGTGAATTAGCACTTTCCTCATCTCTAATTCGCATCCCCTTTCAAGATAAACGCAGTCGGTTGTCGTCTGCTTTGCTTGGTCCGGTCATGCTTGATGAACTGGTGGCGCTAATGTCGCAAGAAGGCTTCGATCAAGTTCGTTCAGACTGGCTGGCTTTCCTGAAACTGGATAATTGCCGATTGGAATTGAATAGCAAATTAACTTTACGTGGCGCCCACTTAGTCTTTTTTACAAGGGGGTTCCAGCGACTAAGTGAAGTCAATCTTGCTCTTGATGCCTCCAGCACCACCGAACCGCTGAGAGATAAAGCAGCATTGGCATTTTTCCAATCCCTGTCGCAATCTTGTTCCCAACTCAGAACTTTAGTGCTGAATAATTGGAAATTCCAGTGGAGTAAACCAGACAAAGTTCTTAAG GGAATTGCTAAGAGCCTTAAAAACATGGCGCTGAGTTGCATCAGCTTGGATGGGTTGGTTCTACAAGCGGACCAGCCTTCATCGGTTGCAGAATTGTCCTTTGCTTTAGTACTCATCTCGACATTAAATAATCTAGCACTTCTTTCCCTGAATGGTTGGCGGTTCAGTAACGAAGATTCCGTTGATTTGGGCAAAGCAATTCGCGATAAACTGTCTAGCAATGTGCTGGAATTATCTCTAAAAAACGTGCCATCACAGACGACCAGGTTAATAGTCAAGGTGGCAGAAGAGAATGGAAGAGTTAACGTAAGCCGTGGAAGTAGTGCCGGCCTTTACCGATTCAAGAAGACGGGTCGTGCCCCAAGTTTCCTCAACAAAATGATGTTGATCACGTCCTCCTGGAAAGAATGA
- the LOC130694929 gene encoding serine/threonine-protein phosphatase 6 catalytic subunit-like: MVADVDRWIDIARECKYLPENEMKKLCELVCGLLLEESNVHYVSTPVTVCGDIHGQFYDLEELFRTGGQVPDTNYVFLGDFVDRGYYSLETLTRLLTLKAKYPDRITLLRGNHESRQITQVYGFYDECQNKYGNANAWRYCCQLFDLLTVAALIDGEVLCVHGGLSPSIRTLDQIRTIERNQEIPHKGAFCDLVWSDPEDVETWTISPRGAGWLFGSRVTHEFMHLNGLDLICRAHQLVHEGYKFMFDDKLVTVWSAPNYCYRCGNVAGILALNEDKSRKPKLFNAVPDSERVIPPYTTTPYFL; the protein is encoded by the exons atggtGGCAGATGTAGACAGATGGATAGATATAGCTCGTGAGTGTAAATACCTacctgaaaatgaaatgaag AAACTTTGTGAACTGGTTTGTGGCTTGTTGCTTGAAGAATCTAATGTACATTATGTTTCTACTCCTGTTACTGTCTGTGGAGATATTCATGGCCAA TTTTATGACTTGGAAGAGTTGTTCCGAACTGGGGGTCAAGTTCCAGACACAAACTATGTGTTCCTTGGGGATTTTGTTGATCGGGGCTACTACAGTTTAGAAACTCTCACACGGTTGCTTACCTTGAAAGCCAAATATCCAGACAGAATCACTTTGTTGCGAGGAAACCATGAATCCAGACAAATCACCCAAGTTTATGGCTTTTATG ATGAGTGTCAAAACAAATATGGCAATGCAAATGCATGGAGATATTGTTGCCAGTTATTTGATTTACTCACTGTGGCTGCG TTAATTGATGGTGAAGTGTTGTGCGTGCATGGCGGCCTTTCTCCCTCTATTCGGACACTGGATCAAATCCGCACAATCGAACGAAATCAGGAGATCCCGCACAAAGGAGCGTTTTGCGACCTAGTGTGGTCTGATCCGGAGGACGTTGAAACATGGACAATAAGCCCTCGAGGTGCTGGTTGGCTTTTTGGCTCCCGTGTCACCCATGAATTTATGCATCTCAACGGATTAGACCTGATCTGTCGTGCTCACCAATTGGTTCACGAAGGCTACAAGTTCATGTTCGACGACAAATTAGTGACCGTCTGGTCAGCACCAAATTACTGCTATCGTTGCGGCAACGTGGCTGGAATCTTGGCGCTGAACGAGGACAAGTCCCGTAAGCCTAAACTATTCAACGCTGTGCCCGATAGTGAGCGCGTAATTCCGCCGTACACGACGACACCCTACTTCCTGtga
- the LOC130694948 gene encoding small ribosomal subunit protein bS16m-like produces MASAVQTFTKIGKVIRLNRHGCTNRPFYHIVVQKTKDTQDGPVIEQVGSFDAMPNSQNEKLVALNLERIQYWLAQGAGLSDPVAQLLGLSGFLPNHPRTLIQAWKNRREPPRERKIEAIIGIAPPLDNPKI; encoded by the exons ATGGCGTCTGCTGTACAAACCTTTACAAAAATCGGCAAAGTTATTCGTTTAAATAGACATGGATGCACAAATCGACCTTTCTATCATATTGTCGTTCAAAAG ACAAAGGATACTCAAGATGGACCAGTAATTGAACAGGTTGGCAGCTTTGATGCAATGCCCAACagccaaaatgaaaaactagTTGCCCTCAACTTGGAAAGAATTCAGTACTGGCTTGCACAAGGAGCTGGACTTAGTGATCCTGTTGCCCAG ttGCTTGGCCTCTCTGGATTCCTTCCAAACCACCCAAGGACCCTAATTCAAGCATGGAAGAATAGACGAGAACCAcccagagaaagaaaaatcgaagCTATTATAGGAATTGCTCCACCTCTTGACAATCCCAAAATTTAG
- the LOC130694911 gene encoding alpha-amylase 1-like, producing MRTILLLLVAAFVADQAAGQWNANYAAGRTTMVHLFEWKWDDIAAECERFLGPKGYAGVQVSPPNEHIVIMESTVQRPWWERYQPVSYKLVTRSGDENAFKNMVDRCNAVGVRIYVDCVFNQMTPGSGTGIGGSSVDGGSMSYPAVPYGPNDFTPRSSCPSGSGDIENYGNAQQVRNCKLSGMPDLYQGSEYVRGKILEFLNRLTSYGVAGFRWDASKHMWPGDLKIISDRLDNLPTAKGFPAGSRPYIYMEVIDQGGEPITANEYFYIGRVTEFKYGRKLSDVFHKKTALKYLVNFGVGWGLMPEGNALVFIDNHDNQRGHGGGGDLLTFRESKLYKMAVSYMLAWPYGDARVMSSYYWDQYMVNGQDQNDWVGPPHDSNFNILSPTINADESCGNGWICEHRWRQIYNMAKFRNIVAGTGMNDWWDNGNNQIAFCRGGKGFIAINNEGSNMSQTLQTCLSAGTYCDIISGNLSNGKCTGKSVTVGSDGRALISIGSAEEDGVLAIHVESKL from the exons ATGAGAACCATCCTGCTTCTGCTGGTGGCCGCTTTTGTGGCAGACCAAGCAGCTGGACAATGGAACGCCAATTATGCGGCTGGCCGCACGACCATGGTCCATTTGTTCGAATGGAAATGGGACGATATTGCTGCCGAGTGTGAGAGATTTCTAGGGCCCAAAGG ATATGCAGGAGTTCAG GTCTCACCACCCAATGAGCATATTGTTATCATGGAATCTACCGTCCAACGACCGTGGTGGGAGCGTTACCAACCTGTTTCTTACAAATTAGTTACCCGCTCTGGTGATGAGAATGCTTTCAAGAACATGGTAGATCGTTGTAATGCTGTTGGGGTCAG GATCTATGTTGATTGCGTTTTCAATCAGATGACACCTGGAAGTGGAACGGGTATTGGAGGATCATCCGTCGATGGAGGATCCATGAGCTATCCTG CCGTTCCGTACGGACCCAATGACTTTACTCCTAGGTCAAGCTGCCCAAGCGGTTCAGGTGATATTGAAAATTACGGCAATGCCCAGCAGGTGCGTAACTGCAAACTTAGTGGAATGCCCGATCTCTACCAAG GATCGGAATACGTCCGTGGTAAGATCCTAGAGTTTCTTAACAGGCTGACTTCGTACGGTGTAGCTGGTTTCCG ATGGGATGCAAGCAAACATATGTGGCCTGGAGATTTGAAAATTATATCCGACAGGCTTGATAACTTACCCACTGCAAAAGGATTCCCTGCTGGTTCCAGGCCTTACATCTACATGGAAGTCATCGATCAAG GAGGAGAGCCAATCACTGCCAACGAATACTTCTACATCGGCCGCGTGACCGAGTTCAAATACGGAAGAAAACTCAGCGACGTCTTCCACAAGAAAACTGCATTGAAATATTTGGTGAACTTTGGCGTTGGTTGGG gtttGATGCCCGAGGGCAATGCTTTGGTCTTCATCGACAATCATGACAACCAACGCGGTCACGGTGGAGGCGGTGATCTCTTGACGTTCCGAGAGTCTAAACTCTACAAG ATGGCTGTTTCCTACATGTTAGCGTGGCCCTACGGCGATGCCCGTGTCATGTCCAGCTACTATTGGGACCAGTACATGGTGAACGGACAG GATCAAAATGACTGGGTAGGACCACCTCACGATAGCAATTTCAACATCCTGTCTCCAACCATTAATGCTGATGAGTCGTGCGGAAATGGCTGGATTTGTGAACATCGATGGCGACAGATCTACAACATGGCCAAGTTCCGCAACATTGTTGCAG GCACAGGCATGAATGACTGGTGGGACAATGGAAACAACC AAATCGCGTTCTGTCGCGGAGGCAAGGGTTTCATTGCAATTAACAACGAAGGCTCAAACATGTCCCAAACTCTACAG ACCTGTCTTTCGGCTGGAACATACTGCGACATTATCTCGGGCAACTTGTCTAATGGAAAGTGTACAGGCAAATCAGTTACAGTAGGATCTGATGGCAGAGCTTTAATTAGCATCGGCTCAGCAGAGGAAGATGGAGTGCTGGCAATTCACGTTGAG TCAAAGCTGTAA
- the LOC130694936 gene encoding synaptophysin-like, giving the protein MDQIDINVVKEPRGFLRVLQFVFAICAFATTTNFGSTFSFIVKCKNETLGTHKITQSIEYPFRFDHVIVEEKACGNSYAFSYFGDYSSDAEFFVAAGVLAMLYSLVSLAFYCLCGSSYQTNKTIPLVDFFVTMVMAVFWLSGSAAWASGVSAVKYVSDPSAWIKNLKICMENAECSSLYAGNFAGLNISIIFGFLNFFLWTVNLWFLYKETSWFQQDNAAATGSGGQTPI; this is encoded by the exons ATGGATCAAATTGACATCAATGTTGTCAAGGAGCCGAGAGGTTTTCTCCGGgttctacaattt gTATTTGCAATATGCGCTTTTGCAACGACAACAAACTTTGGGAGCACTTTTAGCTTTATTGttaaatgcaaaaatgaaacgttaGGAACCCACAAAATCACACAATCTATTGAATATCCATTCAG GTTCGATCATGTAATAGTAGAAGAAAAAGCTTGTGGCAACAGCTATGCATTTTCATACTTTGGAGATTATTCATCTGATGCTGAGTTCTTTGTTGCTGCTGGAGTTCTTGCAATGCTTTACTCACTTGTATCTTTGGCATTCTATTGCCTCTGTGGCAGCAGCTATCAAACCAACAAAACCATTCCACTTGTG gatttttttgttacaaTGGTCATGGCTGTTTTCTGGCTGTCAGGCAGTGCTGCGTGGGCTTCTGGTGTCTCTGCTGTGAAATATGTTTCTGATCCAAGTGCTTGGATAAAGAATCTCAAAATATGCATGGAAAACGCTGAATGTTCTTCTCTGTACGCCGGAAACTTTGCTGGACTCAACATTTCTATc atCTTcggatttttgaatttcttcctCTGGACAGTGAATTTGTGGTTTCTCTACAAAGAAACATCTTGGTTCCAGCAAGATAACGCAGCTGCCACTGGATCAGGTGGACAAACTCCCATCTAA
- the LOC130694903 gene encoding 2-hydroxyacyl-CoA lyase 2-like codes for MLEILAAGFKEAGISMFLGSAIVGAVIGWGFKRFNLIYLAIHQVDKTSKRNGGEIVAQVLHAHNIKQMFTLAGGHISPILAAAEKVGITVVDTRHEVSAVFAADAVARMTGTVGTVAVTAGPGLTNTVTAIKNAQMAESPILLLGGAAATILKGRGALQDIDQMSLFRPLCKYCVSVTSVRDIAPILRTALQIAQSDTPGPVFIEMPIDVLYSYDLVKREVGAKSDGKGLVNKIVNWYLNNYVDNIFAGAWDPVEVKPLAVNIPMPTSQQVSKAVQLLSKAKRPLILMGSQSTLPPVKSDELVRAINRLGIPCYLGGMSRGLLGSKSSLQARQHRRDALKEADLIILAGSVCDFRLSYGRVLPRKAPIIAVNRNKDQLHKNSDMFWKPAVAVQADVGTFLVELSEAADGLKWDPEWVATLQKRDKEKELATEKLAAEETETHLNPLSVLHSLEKVLPDNAILVADGGDFVGSAAYILRPRQPLSWLDPGAFGTLGVGGGFALGAKLARPDSEVWIVWGDGSCGYSVAEFDTFTRFKLPVMALVGNDAAWTQILREQVTILGTDVACKLNHTDYHVVAQGYGGMGYVLKRENASDVERILNEAREESHRTGKSVLINALIGKTGFRDGSISV; via the exons atgttggaaattCTAGCAGCAGGATTTAAAGAAGCAGGAATATCCATGTTTCTTGGATCAGCAATTGTAGGTGCAGTGATTGGTTGGGGTTTTAAGCGATTTAACTTGATCTATTTGGCAATACATCAG GTTGATAAAACATCAAAGCGGAATGGGGGTGAAATTGTTGCTCAAGTATTACATGCACACAATATCAAACAAATGTTTACCTTAGCTGGTGGTCATATATCCCCAATTTTAGCTGCTGCAGAAAAAGTTGGCATCACAGTGGTTGATACGAGGCATGAG GTTTCAGCAGTTTTTGCAGCTGATGCTGTAGCACGAATGACAGGAACAGTAGGTACTGTTGCTGTGACAGCTGGCCCTGGATTGACTAACACTGTCACTGCCATAAAAAATGCTCAAATGGCTGAATCACCTATTTTATTGTTGG GTGGGGCAGCAGCAACAATATTAAAAGGCCGTGGCGCCCTGCAAGATATTGATCAAATGTCATTATTCAGACCACTTTGTAAATATTGTGTTAGTGTTACATCAGTACGGGATATTGCTCCAATCCTGAGGACAGCATTACAAATTGCCCAGTCAGACACACCTG GTCCAGTATTCATAGAAATGCCCATCGATGTTCTCTACTCGTACGATCTTGTGAAACGTGAAGTTGGAGCAAAAAGTGATGGCAAAGGCTTGGTCAACAAAATCGTGAATTG GTACCTAAATAACTATGTAGACAATATTTTTGCTGGCGCATGGGATCCAGTAGAAGTGAAACCTTTGGCAGTCAACATCCCAATGCCGACCAGCCAGCAAG TTTCGAAAGCCGTCCAGCTCCTATCGAAAGCCAAACGGCCACTTATCCTAATGGGCAGTCAGTCTACTCTTCCACCGGTCAAAAGCGATGAATTAGTCAGAGCAATTAACCGGCTAGGCATTCCCTGCTACTTAGGAGGAATGTCCAGAGGTCTTCTTGGATCTAAAAGTTCCCTTCAA GCGAGACAACACAGGCGAGATGCGCTCAAGGAAGCTGATTTAATCATTTTGGCCGGCTCTGTGTGCGATTTCCGACTTTCTTACGGGCGTGTGCTGCCACGTAAAGCTCCTATTATCGCCGTAAATCGCAACAAAGATCAATTGCACAAA AATTCCGACATGTTCTGGAAGCCAGCCGTTGCCGTTCAGGCAGACGTCGGTACCTTCCTCGTCGAATTATCTGAAGCAGCTGACGGCCTTAAATGGGACCCTGAATGGGTAGCTACGCTCCAGAAACGAGATAAAGAAAAGGAGCTTGCCACCGAAAAA TTGGCGGCTGAGGAGACTGAAACCCATTTAAATCCTCTTTCAGTGCTTCATTCGCTAGAAAAAGTACTACCCGATAACGCGATTCTTGTCGCCGATGGAGGAGATTTCGTTGGATCGGCAGCTTACATATTAAGACCTCGCCAACCGTTGAGCTGGCTGGATCCTGGGGCTTTTGGCACCCTTGGTGTTGGTGGTGGATTTGCGCTAGGAGCTAAGCTTGCCCGTCCTGACAGTGAG GTTTGGATCGTTTGGGGTGATGGCTCATGCGGATATTCAGTTGCTGAATTCGACACATTCACTCGATTTAAATTGCCTGTTATGGCACTCGTAGGCAATGACGCAGCATGGACCCAAATCCTACGTGAACAAGTCACCATCCTTGGCACAGATGTGGCTTGCAAATTGAAT CATACGGATTACCATGTGGTTGCCCAAGGTTATGGTGGTATGGGTTACGTCTTGAAGAGGGAGAATGCTAGTGACGTTGAACGCATCCTGAACGAAGCGCGAGAAGAAAGTCATCGGACGGGCAAAAGTGTTTTGATAAACGCATTGATCGGGAAAACAGGATTCCGCGACGGCAGTATTTCTGTTTAA